A portion of the Paenibacillus marchantiae genome contains these proteins:
- a CDS encoding metal ABC transporter ATP-binding protein, whose amino-acid sequence MSDTILSEKSQSQPNANLLKGTQPTSAPLSVRDLAVAYHKKPVLSGVSFDIPEGQLIGILGPNGAGKSTLIKAVLGLVPKMHGEVKIFGQSYREQRRRIGYVPQRESVDWDFPTHALDVVMMGRYGHLGWFRRPGKKERDLAAHCLEQVGMGDYMYRQISQLSGGQQQRVFLARALVQDAELYFMDEPFAGVDATTEKAIISLLEQLKKQGKTVLVVHHDLATVEEYFDHVLLLNGRLVAGGPTNEVFVPDTLQETYGGRIADDRQPVGERPGVVHVELDSSHFVRSQYTLDIAWLLVTRIQ is encoded by the coding sequence ATGAGCGATACAATTTTATCCGAAAAATCTCAATCACAACCAAATGCTAACCTTCTAAAGGGAACACAGCCTACATCAGCTCCTCTTAGTGTTCGGGATCTGGCGGTGGCTTACCATAAAAAGCCGGTCCTCAGTGGGGTATCTTTTGACATCCCGGAAGGTCAGCTGATTGGCATCCTTGGTCCAAACGGGGCTGGGAAATCAACCTTGATCAAAGCCGTTCTGGGACTAGTGCCCAAAATGCACGGCGAGGTGAAAATTTTTGGTCAGTCCTACCGAGAACAGCGGCGCCGTATCGGCTACGTACCTCAGCGTGAATCTGTTGATTGGGATTTCCCAACCCACGCCCTCGATGTTGTCATGATGGGGCGTTATGGACATCTGGGCTGGTTCCGCCGTCCTGGCAAAAAAGAACGGGATTTGGCAGCTCACTGCCTGGAGCAAGTCGGAATGGGTGATTATATGTACCGCCAGATCAGTCAGCTTTCTGGAGGACAGCAGCAGCGTGTCTTTCTGGCAAGAGCACTGGTACAGGATGCGGAATTGTATTTCATGGATGAGCCGTTTGCAGGTGTGGACGCCACAACGGAGAAAGCTATCATTTCATTGTTGGAACAGCTAAAGAAGCAAGGGAAGACCGTACTGGTTGTTCACCATGATCTGGCGACAGTGGAGGAATATTTCGACCATGTCTTGCTGCTTAATGGACGGTTGGTTGCAGGTGGACCGACGAATGAAGTATTTGTACCGGATACTTTGCAAGAGACGTACGGAGGCCGGATAGCTGATGATCGGCAGCCGGTCGGAGAAAGGCCAGGTGTAGTGCATGTGGAACTGGATAGTAGCCATTTTGTCCGATCCCAATACACGCTGGATATTGCTTGGCTGCTTGTTACTCGGATTCAGTAG